In the Mya arenaria isolate MELC-2E11 chromosome 11, ASM2691426v1 genome, one interval contains:
- the LOC128207945 gene encoding occludin-like, with product MNKLISLALVAQCACVGLVLCYGSYGSGTHTVTSNTGSQYMYTGYPVMVGYGGGHGAGYGYSGFGLGGGVARSNGIEGIFGSIIYLFIFVFLIKFLFPTDGKSGGLLNIGN from the exons ATGAACAAGCTCATCTCTCTCGCTCTTGTGGCCCAGTGCGCATGCGTTGGTCTTGTTCTGTGTTATGGAAGTTACGGAAGTGGAACGCACACAGTCACCAGTAACACCGGAAGTCAGTACATGTACACCGGATATCCCGTAATGGTTGGATACGGAGGCGGTCATGGAGCCGGATATGGATACTCAGGATTTGGATTGGGTGGCGGTGTGGCACGCTCAAACGGCATTGAAGGAATTTTTGGCAGCATCATTTACC TGTTCATTTTCGTGTTCCTGATAAAGTTCCTGTTCCCCACCGATGGGAAAAGCGGCGGACTGCTGAACATTGGAAACTAA
- the LOC128209396 gene encoding nucleolar and spindle-associated protein 1-like, with amino-acid sequence MQDFASMKYADLRKLAKAAGIKANMKQDKLVAELNKYYKEKEKKEKTSDPKRTPVTNAPAKPKSPAAARSKPSTASSKNSTPSSKLSKPVTPASKPLTPKPQATVTAKATIAKLSTPTSAIAKKDASKPNTLLVKPAKAAPAVVKPSTPASGSRNASRWEKKVFTPSSGTATPTNKSATPTAKAALGKRKKSDTPSESQPATKKRRSTFEKAPTPGVKTPDINSPKSRQSRGSSSGNSPGVKDIVGVMKGDMTDQEMKDSLMSAIDKKVHDKVKAAPDGTSIPRFAAFAMKKKENRPITPGNKDWQKIHKKSFAKFDSIDVYLNKKRKRAEELSASVKKAKTLLTEVHSVVNRLKAHKTPLSQENKFSKSRKSNPNKTTPFKPTVINTSQMNLNFGAKKSPKTLPRQPPKSVISTKVKSVVINAPVRKSTGSVAPRKSAATPFKFTAGNTTLNSTISSTKKNTFDLKASLARPVTWKTHKGVLKPLDDVTKSPVYVRTAVKVQKERANARKAVTTRRADKKDKARMARRGINV; translated from the exons atgcaAGACTTTGCATCAATGAAATATGCAGATCTTAGAAAGCTGGCAAAAGCTGCAGGCATTAAGGCCAACATGAAG CAAGATAAACTGGTGGcagaattaaacaaatattacaaagagAAAGAGAAAAag gAGAAAACATCTGATCCCAAAAGGACTCCAGTAACGAATGCACCAGCAAAACCAAAATCACCAGCTGCTGCCAGATCTAAACCTAGCACAGCTAGCAGCAAAAATTCAACACCTTCAAGCAAACTGAGCAAACCTGTCACTCCAGCATCCAAACCTCTGACTCCAAAACCACAGGCTACAGTGACTGCCAAGGCAACAATAGCAAAGCTTTCAACCCCAACTTCAGCCATAGCAAAGAAAGATGCATCAAAACCAAACACACTATTGGTTAAGCCTGCAAAAGCAGCACCTGCAGTTGTCAAACCATCAACTCCAGCATCTGGGTCAAGGAATGCATCTCGGTGGGAGAAGAAAGTGTTTACGCCATCTTCTGGCACTGCAACACCAACAAACAAGTCTGCCACACCTACTGCAAAGGCTGCATTAGGGAAAAGGAAGAAGTCAGACAca CCATCTGAATCCCAGCCTGCCACAAAAAAGAGGAGAAGCACCTTTGAGAAAGCCCCGACACCAGGAGTTAAG ACCCCAGATATAAATAGCCCGAAGTCACGTCAATCTCGAGGTTCCAGTTCTGGAAACAGCCCAGGGGTGAAGGACATAGTAGGGGTCATGAAAGGGGACATGACTGACCAGGAGATGAAGGACTCCCTCATGTCAGCCATTGATAAGAAGGTTCATGATAAGG TGAAAGCCGCCCCAGATGGAACCAGCATCCCCAGGTTTGCTGCCTTTGCCATGAAGAAGAAAGAGAACAGGCCAATCACTCCAG GAAACAAAGACTGGCAGAAAATACACAAGAAAAGCTTTGCCAAGTTTGATTCGATAGATGTGTACCTGAACAAAAAGAGGAAACGAGCAGAAGAACTCTCAGCATCTGTGAAAAAAGCCAAGACCTTACTGACGGAGGTCCATTCTGTGGTCAACAGGCTGAAGGCTCATAAAACACCTCTGAGCCAAGAAAATAAG tttTCCAAATCAAGAAAGTCCAATCCAAACAAGACGACACCATTTAAGCCAACAGTGATCAACACTTCACAGATGAACCTCAACTTTGGGGCCAAAAAATCACCAAAAACACTCCCAAGACAACCGCCAAAGTCTGTCATTTCCACAAAAGTGAAGAGTGTCGTTATAAATGCTCCAGTCAGGAAATCGACTGGCTCAGTTGCCCCTAGAAAATCAGCTG CAACCCCATTCAAGTTCACAGCAGGCAACACCACCTTGAATTCCACCATCTCCTCAACAAAGAAGAACACGTTTGACCTGAAAGCCAGTCTTGCTCGACCAGTCACATGGAAGACCCACAAAGGAGTACTGAAACCCCTCGATGATGTCACCAAGAGCCCTGTTTACGTCAGGACTGCTGTTAAAGTGCAGAAAGAGAG AGCAAACGCTCGTAAAGCTGTGACCACAAGGAGAGCAGACAAAAAAGACAAAGCCCGGATGGCCCGCCGTGGAATCAACGTTTGA